A DNA window from Haliovirga abyssi contains the following coding sequences:
- a CDS encoding HEAT repeat domain-containing protein, protein MKELLEKLENGKTEEKLDIIEEIFEKRNFENYLVEIVDYLEKSKEGIVREKIVNYLKKYNNPKIVDKLLKFYESNDIFLRNVAVDIISQFYELPFANLTKMLNHENKHVRKLALDTLYNTHNPMVAGFISTALYDDEDINNVITAVEYLGKLKAYKYADDIAELLKDAEAPFLIITILGTLSLIGNKYSYMKVKDIYPDIEKVDALFLAPLLKFYKKFNGGELIEEILKLKSKYSLLYKEVIDIVKDFIDNGKPEEIDEKGEDIYNLLKELLEEKIPEANKYEVIHILALFEGEEVEYILVESLHNGSDILKIGATEELLKIDFNKYKDEIKKVIEDEKDENTKENLIILLEGDNNEA, encoded by the coding sequence ATGAAAGAATTACTAGAAAAGTTAGAAAATGGGAAAACAGAAGAAAAGCTAGATATAATAGAAGAAATTTTTGAAAAAAGAAATTTTGAAAATTATTTAGTTGAAATTGTAGATTATTTGGAAAAGTCTAAAGAAGGGATAGTTAGAGAAAAGATAGTAAATTATTTGAAAAAATATAATAATCCTAAAATTGTGGATAAATTATTAAAATTTTATGAAAGTAATGATATTTTTTTGAGAAATGTGGCGGTAGATATAATCTCTCAATTCTATGAATTGCCATTTGCTAATCTTACAAAAATGTTAAATCATGAGAATAAGCATGTAAGGAAGTTAGCATTAGATACATTATATAACACACATAATCCAATGGTAGCTGGATTTATATCAACAGCTCTTTATGATGACGAAGATATAAATAATGTGATTACTGCAGTGGAATATTTAGGAAAGTTAAAAGCATATAAATATGCTGATGATATAGCAGAACTTTTAAAGGATGCAGAAGCTCCATTTTTAATTATAACAATTTTGGGGACATTATCTTTAATTGGTAATAAATATTCATATATGAAAGTAAAAGATATATATCCAGATATAGAAAAAGTAGATGCTCTATTTTTAGCACCATTATTGAAGTTTTATAAAAAATTTAATGGTGGAGAATTAATAGAAGAGATTTTAAAATTAAAATCAAAATACTCATTATTATATAAAGAAGTTATAGATATTGTAAAAGATTTTATTGATAATGGAAAACCGGAAGAGATAGATGAAAAAGGGGAGGATATTTATAATTTATTAAAAGAACTACTAGAAGAAAAAATACCAGAGGCTAATAAATATGAGGTTATTCATATATTAGCTCTTTTTGAAGGAGAAGAGGTAGAATATATTTTAGTTGAAAGCTTACATAATGGTAGTGATATATTAAAAATTGGTGCTACAGAAGAACTTTTAAAAATAGATTTTAATAAATATAAAGATGAAATAAAAAAAGTGATAGAAGATGAAAAAGATGAAAATACAAAAGAGAATTTAATAATTCTGTTAGAAGGTGATAATAATGAAGCTTAG
- a CDS encoding CheR family methyltransferase, with protein sequence MKLRANRFNLNKVENKVEMEFGLNEFRQIRDIIYDYAGIYINENKLYFLKKRIEDRMEIQNMNNVNEYINFLKYFDKAKKEMNELMNSVTINETYFFREFEQLKVFGEYGIDDVLKNKGRFNKKIRVLSAGCSTGAEPYTLSIILKELLEEDEGVDFEIVGIDIDDNVLDKAKKGIYDKRSIKYVPISYLKKYFIQDDAETFRVINSIKEKVKFYKKNLTDSNGLLALGYDFDFLFCRNVLIYFDSDSRRKVIETYYKMMNDGGYIYLGHSESLSRITTAFKLKRMGGQLVYQKPIRGDEK encoded by the coding sequence ATGAAGCTTAGAGCAAATAGATTTAATTTGAATAAAGTAGAAAATAAAGTTGAAATGGAATTCGGTTTAAATGAATTTAGACAAATAAGAGATATAATTTATGATTATGCAGGGATATATATAAATGAAAATAAATTATATTTTTTGAAAAAGCGTATAGAAGATAGAATGGAAATTCAAAATATGAATAATGTAAATGAGTATATTAATTTTCTGAAATATTTTGACAAAGCAAAAAAAGAGATGAATGAATTGATGAATTCAGTTACAATAAATGAGACATATTTTTTTAGAGAATTTGAGCAATTAAAAGTTTTTGGAGAATATGGTATAGATGATGTTTTAAAAAATAAAGGAAGATTTAATAAAAAAATAAGAGTATTATCGGCAGGATGTTCAACTGGAGCAGAACCATATACTTTATCTATAATATTAAAAGAATTATTAGAAGAGGATGAAGGAGTTGATTTTGAAATAGTAGGAATTGATATTGATGATAATGTTTTAGATAAAGCTAAAAAAGGTATATATGATAAAAGAAGTATAAAATATGTTCCAATATCTTATTTGAAGAAATACTTTATTCAAGATGATGCTGAAACTTTTAGAGTTATTAATTCAATAAAAGAAAAAGTTAAATTTTATAAAAAAAATTTAACAGACTCTAACGGATTGCTTGCTTTAGGATATGATTTTGATTTTCTATTTTGTAGGAATGTACTTATATATTTTGATAGTGATTCAAGAAGAAAAGTTATTGAGACATATTATAAAATGATGAATGATGGAGGATATATATATTTGGGGCATTCGGAATCTTTATCAAGGATAACAACTGCATTTAAATTAAAAAGAATGGGTGGTCAGCTGGTATATCAAAAACCAATAAGAGGTGATGAAAAATGA
- a CDS encoding response regulator codes for MKIMIVDDSEMTRNFHAYILRTAGFEVIDAVDGADALDKLYRFSDEIKLVLTDLNMPIMDGYTFIKKVREDKIFDELPIGIITTIDEQKNRDEGYEAGVDFYLVKPTEPSVLIESIKMVLGGD; via the coding sequence ATGAAAATAATGATAGTAGATGATTCTGAAATGACAAGAAATTTTCACGCATATATATTAAGAACTGCAGGATTTGAAGTTATAGATGCTGTAGATGGTGCAGATGCTTTGGATAAATTATATAGATTTAGTGATGAGATTAAATTAGTTCTAACTGATTTGAATATGCCAATAATGGATGGGTACACTTTTATAAAAAAAGTTAGAGAAGATAAAATTTTTGATGAATTGCCAATTGGAATAATAACAACTATTGATGAACAAAAAAATAGGGATGAAGGATATGAGGCTGGAGTAGATTTTTATTTGGTAAAACCAACAGAGCCATCAGTATTAATAGAAAGTATAAAAATGGTTTTGGGTGGTGATTAA
- a CDS encoding ATP-binding protein: MMKKFDEENIEILVDVLEEIDIYKETIERSILKFEKESNNEIVDELFRAYHSIKGIVGFANLDSIATIASFTEKILKTLKDKNENIENKDEIVSLLLDSIDLLKEIEMKINEALSSKGDKKEISIDIVDIGEEEFKKRVLDIIGEKEEKSELVFDNLNYEYEDKIISQSFEKYTYEFGDNLKIAEESLLNLENKFSEEEINVLMRAFHSIKGGAGLLLILQTNENTKKIFKLIEKVAHSLEDLVQVAEYENDSKDFDSFYKGIDILKGIYRSLSSKEKTIKINNDYLEKVNRVSKEENKKQNEDKQEEDKQEEKDKKKIAKIKTLKNFNNQFIEYLKKNVIEKEEYNVGKSKRISKGLRGSLKNLKFNEKLDFINDIINSIENEEMQEIKDKLEELKKWDFEVEKPLKNKSQNEEAEKKNINIKSNGKGDNETTLKKVATNRSIRLSKDKVDKMVNLVSELLTLKNQQANLTKDVSGYKEISGKMKKVYGNFERLTLEFQNIVMSMRMVGIENLFNRYRRTVRDSAKALGKEVELIIEGGETAIDEDIMELLSDPLTHMVRNSVDHGLGMPEEREENGKTRTGHVTLRAYNKGGFIFIEVEDDGRGLNHNKILQKAGEKELINDIDIEKLTPEDIYQFIFLPGFSTSEKVTNLSGRGVGMDVVKTNITSLGGRIIINSKEGEGTKFILKIPLSLSIIKGLMVKLDKGKYILPLENIRENIKLKKSNIRRYKNSYLAVIRDEPIPLIDIKFLTGKSLGEIINKEYFYDLIPIVVLDIDGENYGIVADGFIEENEYMVKPIPDFLKGNNLFSGTTILGDGSLVLILNPTTTVTLKE, encoded by the coding sequence ATGATGAAAAAATTTGATGAGGAAAATATAGAAATATTAGTTGATGTACTGGAAGAAATAGATATATATAAAGAAACAATAGAACGCTCTATATTGAAATTTGAAAAAGAGAGTAATAATGAGATAGTAGATGAACTTTTTAGAGCATATCATAGTATTAAAGGGATAGTAGGATTTGCAAATTTGGACTCTATAGCAACTATTGCTTCTTTTACAGAAAAAATATTAAAAACTCTAAAAGATAAAAATGAGAATATAGAGAATAAAGATGAGATAGTATCGCTTTTATTAGATTCAATAGATTTATTAAAAGAGATAGAAATGAAAATAAATGAAGCGTTGAGCAGTAAAGGAGATAAAAAAGAGATATCAATAGATATAGTAGATATAGGAGAAGAAGAATTTAAAAAAAGAGTGTTGGATATTATTGGAGAAAAAGAGGAGAAATCAGAATTAGTTTTTGATAATTTAAATTATGAATATGAAGATAAAATTATAAGCCAAAGTTTTGAAAAATATACTTATGAATTTGGAGATAATTTGAAAATTGCAGAAGAAAGTTTATTGAATTTAGAAAATAAATTTTCTGAAGAGGAAATTAATGTTTTAATGAGAGCATTCCATAGTATAAAAGGAGGAGCAGGCTTATTATTAATATTACAGACTAACGAAAATACAAAAAAAATATTTAAATTAATAGAAAAAGTGGCTCATTCTTTAGAGGATTTAGTACAAGTAGCAGAATATGAAAACGATTCTAAAGATTTTGATTCTTTTTATAAAGGTATTGATATTTTAAAAGGTATATATCGATCTCTTTCTTCAAAAGAAAAAACTATAAAAATAAATAATGATTATTTAGAAAAAGTGAATCGTGTATCTAAAGAAGAAAATAAAAAACAAAACGAAGATAAGCAAGAGGAAGATAAACAGGAAGAAAAAGATAAAAAAAAGATTGCAAAAATTAAAACATTGAAAAATTTTAATAATCAATTTATTGAATATTTGAAAAAAAATGTTATTGAGAAAGAGGAGTATAATGTAGGAAAATCCAAAAGAATAAGTAAGGGATTAAGAGGAAGTTTGAAAAATTTAAAGTTTAATGAAAAACTAGATTTTATAAATGATATTATAAACAGTATAGAAAATGAAGAGATGCAAGAAATAAAAGATAAGCTGGAAGAGCTAAAAAAATGGGATTTTGAAGTTGAAAAACCATTAAAAAATAAATCTCAAAATGAAGAAGCAGAAAAAAAGAATATAAATATTAAATCAAATGGTAAAGGTGATAATGAAACCACTTTGAAAAAAGTAGCTACAAATAGATCGATAAGACTTAGTAAAGATAAAGTTGATAAAATGGTAAATTTGGTTAGTGAATTGCTTACTTTAAAAAATCAGCAGGCTAATTTGACAAAGGATGTATCAGGATATAAAGAAATCTCTGGAAAAATGAAAAAAGTATATGGAAATTTTGAGAGACTTACATTAGAATTTCAAAATATAGTAATGTCTATGAGAATGGTAGGGATAGAAAATTTATTTAATAGATATAGAAGGACAGTAAGAGACAGTGCAAAAGCTTTAGGAAAAGAGGTAGAACTTATTATAGAAGGTGGAGAAACAGCAATAGATGAAGATATTATGGAATTGCTATCAGATCCACTTACTCATATGGTAAGAAACTCTGTAGATCACGGATTAGGAATGCCAGAAGAAAGAGAAGAAAATGGAAAAACCAGAACTGGTCATGTAACGTTAAGAGCATACAATAAAGGTGGCTTTATTTTTATTGAAGTAGAAGATGATGGAAGAGGATTAAATCACAATAAAATATTACAAAAAGCTGGGGAAAAAGAACTTATAAATGATATTGATATAGAAAAATTAACACCAGAAGATATATATCAATTTATATTTTTACCAGGATTTAGTACATCAGAAAAAGTTACAAATTTATCTGGACGTGGAGTAGGGATGGATGTTGTGAAAACGAATATCACATCTTTAGGAGGAAGGATCATTATAAATTCTAAAGAAGGAGAAGGGACAAAATTTATATTAAAAATTCCTTTATCATTATCAATAATAAAAGGACTAATGGTGAAATTAGATAAAGGTAAATATATTTTACCTTTAGAAAATATAAGGGAAAATATAAAACTAAAAAAATCAAATATTAGAAGATATAAAAATTCATATTTAGCAGTAATTAGAGATGAGCCTATTCCGTTAATTGACATAAAATTTTTAACAGGAAAGAGTTTAGGTGAAATTATAAATAAAGAATATTTTTATGATTTAATTCCAATAGTAGTTTTAGATATAGATGGAGAAAATTATGGAATAGTAGCAGATGGGTTTATAGAAGAAAATGAATATATGGTAAAACCTATACCTGATTTTTTGAAAGGGAATAATCTGTTTTCTGGTACAACAATATTAGGAGATGGCTCTTTAGTTTTGATATTAAATCCAACAACGACTGTAACATTAAAGGAGTGA
- a CDS encoding ParA family protein — translation MKEIIVFSNRKGGTGKSSSVYNLGYFLSEKNKVLLIDFDSQGHLGVWAGLKQSKVKEKNIYISLVKFIKNKTIDKDDVFKIKENLYILPSNQDLSALDMELMNVENNKTVLKDFIIEIEEDYDYIIIDTEPAFGMTALNGYVAATQLIIPIKTDYLSMIGVSQLMSLYYKVKSTMNPSIEFVGILPTFYNKRTNLAKNLMKELIETFGKDKIFSPIRKDIKLSEAPYYGKSIFEFAKKSHGEQDYRKFGEEYLKKAGEKNGIR, via the coding sequence ATGAAAGAGATAATAGTTTTTTCTAATAGAAAAGGAGGCACAGGCAAATCTTCTTCTGTTTATAATTTAGGATATTTTTTATCTGAAAAAAATAAAGTTTTATTAATAGACTTTGATTCACAAGGGCATTTAGGAGTTTGGGCAGGATTAAAACAATCAAAAGTAAAAGAAAAAAATATATATATAAGTTTAGTAAAATTCATAAAAAATAAAACTATTGATAAAGATGATGTTTTTAAAATAAAAGAAAATTTATATATATTACCATCAAATCAAGATTTGTCAGCATTGGATATGGAACTTATGAATGTAGAAAATAATAAAACTGTTCTAAAAGATTTTATTATAGAGATAGAAGAAGATTATGATTATATAATCATAGATACAGAACCAGCTTTTGGAATGACAGCTTTAAATGGATATGTAGCAGCTACACAATTAATAATTCCAATAAAAACAGACTATTTATCAATGATAGGTGTTTCTCAATTAATGAGTCTGTATTATAAAGTAAAAAGTACAATGAACCCATCAATTGAATTTGTAGGAATTCTACCAACATTTTATAATAAAAGGACAAATTTAGCTAAAAATTTAATGAAAGAATTAATTGAAACTTTTGGAAAAGATAAAATTTTTTCACCAATAAGAAAAGATATAAAATTATCAGAAGCACCATATTATGGAAAATCTATATTTGAGTTTGCAAAAAAATCTCATGGAGAACAGGATTATAGAAAATTTGGAGAAGAGTATCTGAAAAAAGCAGGTGAAAAAAATGGAATTAGGTAA
- a CDS encoding tetratricopeptide repeat protein gives MELGKGLKLFFGEMEENSEDVEDINNYFEKAKKEKNPLISFAYYFQVILKSEDEKLKSKAYNNLAIILYQEEYEKKAIEYLKKAIECDNENINAKENLEEIDSNR, from the coding sequence ATGGAATTAGGTAAAGGATTAAAACTATTTTTTGGTGAAATGGAAGAAAATTCAGAAGATGTAGAAGATATAAATAACTATTTTGAAAAAGCGAAAAAAGAAAAAAACCCTTTGATTTCGTTTGCTTATTATTTTCAAGTTATTTTAAAAAGTGAAGATGAAAAGTTAAAATCAAAAGCTTATAATAATTTGGCTATAATATTATATCAAGAAGAATATGAAAAAAAAGCAATAGAATATCTAAAAAAAGCAATAGAATGTGACAACGAAAATATTAATGCAAAAGAGAATTTAGAGGAGATAGATAGCAATAGATGA
- a CDS encoding Hsp70 family protein produces the protein MIGIDLGTVNSLVAYIGEDNKPKIISTERGEKFTPSVVYFKNSLEVLIGELAKSQMYLYPERTIRFVKRDIGKEIDYTIFDRKFNPAEISALILRKLMKISDEYFGKKKEAIITVPAYFDDNQRFYTINAAKLAGIEKVHLLNEPDAAAIAYGIFNDNTNLMVLDIGGGTFDISLMNIKDGVFKVIGNGGDTNFGGLDFDNAISDYILKTVQETQNIDLSKDPIAMQQILIHSEKAKLDLSTVDETNIMIPYISQNDNGPIHINITITKDIFYKLTENLFKKFEKLIEETLLENKIEDNWLNKIIFVGGTSRIKKFKDIIKNKFPTVEIKQDINPEDVVAEGAAIKAGILSGKLKDVEFKDILSHSYGIINDEGEFVEILNKGREYPTVESKLFTNSFDEQDEIILEIRQKIAEEIISLGSFKFKSTKKWKKNESNIEVVFNVDINGVLNVTAIDIDTHQSEELIIENALYGNRENETQVRRGKEIIVK, from the coding sequence TTGATTGGAATTGATTTAGGAACAGTTAATTCATTAGTAGCCTACATTGGAGAAGACAATAAACCTAAAATTATATCCACTGAAAGAGGAGAAAAATTTACTCCTTCAGTAGTTTATTTCAAAAATTCTTTAGAAGTATTAATTGGAGAATTAGCAAAAAGTCAAATGTACCTTTATCCAGAGCGAACAATTAGATTTGTAAAAAGAGATATAGGAAAAGAGATAGATTATACGATATTTGATAGAAAATTTAACCCAGCAGAAATTTCAGCTCTGATATTAAGAAAATTAATGAAAATATCAGATGAGTATTTTGGCAAAAAAAAAGAAGCTATAATAACAGTACCTGCATATTTTGATGATAATCAAAGATTTTATACTATAAATGCAGCAAAATTAGCAGGAATAGAAAAAGTGCATTTGTTAAATGAACCTGATGCTGCAGCAATTGCATATGGTATTTTTAATGATAATACAAATTTAATGGTTTTGGATATAGGTGGTGGAACTTTTGATATATCTCTTATGAATATCAAAGATGGAGTTTTTAAAGTTATAGGAAACGGAGGCGATACCAATTTTGGCGGACTGGATTTTGATAATGCAATTTCTGATTATATATTAAAAACAGTGCAGGAAACTCAAAATATAGATTTGTCAAAAGACCCAATTGCAATGCAGCAGATATTAATACATTCAGAAAAAGCAAAGTTGGATTTGAGCACAGTGGATGAAACAAATATTATGATACCGTATATATCACAAAATGATAATGGGCCTATTCACATAAATATAACAATTACAAAAGATATATTTTATAAATTAACAGAAAATCTTTTTAAAAAATTTGAAAAATTAATAGAAGAAACTTTATTAGAAAACAAGATAGAAGATAACTGGCTAAATAAAATTATTTTTGTAGGAGGAACTTCACGTATAAAGAAATTTAAAGATATAATAAAAAATAAATTTCCAACAGTTGAAATAAAACAAGATATAAATCCTGAAGATGTTGTAGCAGAAGGAGCAGCAATAAAAGCTGGAATTTTATCAGGAAAATTAAAAGATGTAGAGTTTAAAGATATATTATCCCATTCATATGGAATAATAAATGATGAAGGAGAATTTGTAGAAATTTTAAACAAAGGCAGAGAATATCCAACAGTGGAATCAAAACTATTTACAAATAGTTTTGATGAGCAAGATGAAATAATTTTAGAAATAAGACAAAAAATAGCAGAAGAGATAATAAGTTTAGGTAGCTTTAAATTTAAATCTACAAAAAAATGGAAAAAAAATGAATCTAATATTGAAGTTGTTTTTAATGTTGATATTAATGGAGTTTTAAATGTTACAGCAATAGATATAGATACTCATCAAAGTGAAGAGCTAATAATAGAAAATGCTTTGTATGGGAACAGAGAAAACGAAACACAGGTAAGAAGAGGAAAAGAGATAATAGTAAAATAA
- a CDS encoding methyl-accepting chemotaxis protein, which translates to MVRKMESPEDYSEKKYVTTGITTKQTNGDDSLKKRETAKKLAIQRAKARTMAKRQAMAEKIGAATAELAANVEQVSENGENLANAVEKIAAASHQAASATQEAIGSSKMINENVKASTKDMMDLNETINENEKMVQTMVVSVGELIENIKDIVEKNNVSVKMIQELEDKSNKIGDIVKTVVMISDQTNLLALNAAIEAARAGEHGTGFAVVADEVRNLAEVSEKSANTIRDVVDEMKVDIDGIVKDINEIINDSNKQTEKGGIVTEALRKFREDFVEIINKTEENIGLFNEIDKMSERIVSESETVAAATEQMSAATLESAKANEEQAKALEEISIATRELMEIAEELKTSTDSEKSAEIVASAAEQLSSNIEEVTATSHQIMSGLEQVSKGTEVVAAGAELGKKIVIEIEEKMNIFQENIKKDYENIENVKKELKNNTGIIKEIAVGLDGSDNLFQELSDNILNLQEKGFNINKTVNKIDKVTIQTNMLAVNGFVEAAHAGDYGKGFNVVSNDIRNLANDSGENADQIQELVEGIQRQIGKTSVNIAESTKYTAIGVKESHGTQKILTDMGENIESLIGVYKNVLNNMEIINNALEEEKTGIVQIALAAKDSNEAVKAVMEDAKKQFKTMEEISMAIEDIATIADELQTE; encoded by the coding sequence ATGGTAAGAAAAATGGAAAGTCCAGAGGATTATAGTGAAAAAAAATATGTTACAACAGGAATTACAACAAAACAAACAAATGGAGACGATTCTTTAAAAAAACGAGAAACAGCAAAAAAACTAGCGATTCAAAGAGCAAAAGCTAGAACAATGGCAAAGAGACAAGCCATGGCAGAAAAAATAGGGGCTGCAACTGCAGAGCTTGCAGCAAACGTGGAACAAGTTTCAGAAAACGGAGAAAATTTAGCTAATGCAGTAGAAAAAATAGCAGCGGCATCTCATCAAGCGGCATCAGCAACACAAGAAGCGATAGGTTCATCTAAAATGATAAATGAAAATGTAAAAGCATCTACAAAGGATATGATGGATTTAAACGAAACTATTAATGAGAATGAAAAAATGGTTCAAACTATGGTAGTAAGTGTAGGAGAATTAATTGAAAATATAAAAGATATAGTTGAAAAAAACAATGTATCGGTAAAAATGATACAAGAATTAGAAGATAAATCAAACAAAATAGGAGATATAGTTAAAACGGTGGTAATGATATCAGACCAGACAAATTTATTAGCATTAAATGCAGCAATAGAAGCAGCGAGAGCAGGAGAACATGGGACTGGATTTGCAGTTGTAGCTGATGAGGTTAGAAATTTAGCGGAAGTTTCTGAAAAATCAGCAAATACTATTAGAGACGTGGTTGATGAAATGAAAGTAGATATTGATGGTATAGTAAAAGATATTAATGAAATAATAAATGATTCTAATAAACAAACTGAAAAAGGAGGAATTGTAACAGAAGCGTTAAGAAAATTTAGAGAAGATTTTGTTGAAATAATTAACAAAACAGAAGAAAATATAGGATTATTTAACGAAATTGATAAAATGTCAGAAAGAATAGTGAGCGAGTCAGAAACGGTAGCAGCTGCTACAGAACAAATGAGTGCGGCAACTTTAGAATCTGCAAAAGCAAATGAAGAGCAAGCAAAAGCTCTTGAAGAGATATCTATAGCTACAAGAGAACTTATGGAGATAGCAGAAGAGTTAAAAACGTCTACAGATTCGGAAAAATCTGCTGAAATAGTAGCTTCTGCAGCAGAACAGCTTTCTTCTAATATAGAAGAAGTTACAGCAACATCTCATCAAATAATGAGTGGATTAGAACAGGTGTCAAAAGGAACGGAAGTAGTCGCTGCAGGTGCAGAGTTAGGGAAAAAAATTGTAATAGAAATTGAAGAAAAAATGAATATATTTCAAGAAAATATAAAAAAGGATTATGAAAATATAGAAAATGTAAAAAAAGAATTAAAAAATAATACAGGAATAATAAAAGAGATAGCTGTTGGGTTAGATGGTTCAGATAACTTGTTTCAAGAATTATCAGACAATATTTTGAATTTACAAGAAAAAGGATTTAATATAAACAAAACTGTAAACAAAATTGATAAAGTTACAATTCAAACAAATATGCTTGCAGTAAATGGTTTTGTGGAAGCGGCTCATGCAGGAGATTATGGAAAAGGTTTTAATGTAGTTTCAAATGATATAAGGAATTTGGCAAATGATTCAGGAGAAAATGCAGATCAAATTCAGGAATTAGTAGAAGGAATACAACGACAAATTGGAAAAACAAGTGTAAATATAGCAGAGTCAACAAAATATACAGCAATAGGTGTGAAAGAATCGCATGGAACTCAAAAAATATTGACTGATATGGGAGAAAATATAGAAAGCTTAATAGGTGTATACAAAAATGTTTTGAATAATATGGAGATTATAAATAATGCTTTAGAAGAAGAAAAAACTGGAATAGTACAAATTGCATTGGCAGCTAAAGATTCAAATGAAGCTGTAAAAGCTGTAATGGAAGATGCAAAAAAACAATTTAAAACAATGGAAGAAATATCAATGGCGATAGAAGATATTGCTACAATTGCCGATGAATTACAAACTGAATAA